One window from the genome of Salvelinus fontinalis isolate EN_2023a chromosome 3, ASM2944872v1, whole genome shotgun sequence encodes:
- the LOC129837912 gene encoding phosphoribosyl pyrophosphate synthase-associated protein 1-like, producing the protein MNISKSGYRVFSANSTTACTELAKKITERLGVDLGKSVVYQESNRETRVDVKESVRGQDIFIIQTIPRDVNTAIMELLVMAYALKTNCAKNIIGVIPYFPYSKQCKMRKRGSIVCKLLASMLAKAGLTHIITMDLHQKEIQGFFSFPVDNLRASPFLLQYIQEEIPDYRNAIIVAKSPSAAKRAQSYAERLRLGLAVMHGEAQCSESDMADGRHSPPPMSSGRTTSGHPGLELPLMMAKEKPPITVVGDVGGRIAIIVDDIIDDVEDFVAAAEILKERGAYKIYIMATHGLLSAEAPRLIEESAIDEVVVTNTVPHEVQKLQCPKIKTVDVSMILAEAIRRIHNGESMAYLFRNITVDD; encoded by the exons ACGGCTTGGCGTAGACTTGGGAAAGTCAGTTGTTTACCAAGAGTCCAACAGAG AAACCAGGGTGGACGTGAAGGAGTCTGTTCGTGGTCAAGACATCTTTATCATCCAGACCATTCCAAG AGATGTGAACACGGCCATCATGGAGCTGCTGGTCATGGCCTACGCTCTCAAGACTAACTGTGCCAAGAACATCATTGGGGTCATCCCCTACTTCCCTTACAGCAAGCAGTGCAAGATGAGGAAAAGGGGCTCCATTGTCTGCAAGTTGCTGGCCTCCATGCTCGCCAAAGCCG GGCTGACTCACATCATCACCATGGACCTACACCAGAAGGAGATCCAGGGCTTCTTCAGTTTCCCTGTTGATAACCTGCGTGCCTCGCCCTTCCTGCTACAGTACATCCAGGAGGAA ATTCCAGACTACAGAAATGCCATTATCGTTGCAAAGTCTCCTTCGGCGGCCAAGAG AGCTCAATCCTATGCTGAGAGGCTGCGGCTGGGCCTGGCGGTGATGCACGGGGAGGCCCAGTGTTCAGAGTCTGACATGGCCGACGGAAGACACTCTCCCCCTCCAATGTCTTCAGGACGCACCACCTCTGGTCACCCTGGTCTGGAGCTGCCAT TAATGATGGCCAAGGAGAAACCGCCTATCACTGTAGTGGGAGATGTGGGAGGTCGCATCGCTATCATTGTT GATGACATCATAGATGACGTGGAGGACTTTGTGGCGGCGGCTGAGATACTGAAAGAGAGGGGGGCCTATAAGATCTATATCATGGCGACACACGGCCTGCTCTCAGCAGAGGCCCCGCGGCTCATAGAGGAATCCGCCATCGACGAG gtggtggTGACCAATACAGTCCCTCATGAGGTCCAGAAGCTCCAGTGTCCCAAGATCAAGACGGTGGACGTCAGTATGATCCTGGCCGAGGCCATCCGACGCATCCACAACGGAGAGTCCATGGCCTACCTGTTCCGTAACATCACAGTAGATGACTGA